The Anopheles coluzzii chromosome 2, AcolN3, whole genome shotgun sequence genome window below encodes:
- the LOC120953541 gene encoding serine/threonine-protein kinase mig-15 isoform X9: MAHQMLAPSVNCSLDDIDLNALKDPAGIFELIEVVGNGTYGQVYKGRHTKTGQLAAIKVMDVTEEEEEEIKLEINVLKKYSNHRNIATYYGAFIKKTPAGKDDQLWLVMEYCGAGSVTDLVKSTKGQSLKEEWIAYICREILRGLSYLHTNKVIHRDIKGQNVLLTDNAEVKLVDFGVSAQLDKTIGRRNTFIGTPYWMAPEVIACDENRDATYDNRSDLWSLGITALEMAESQPPLCDLHPMRALFLIPRNPPPRMKSKKWSKKFHSFIDTVLVKDYHQRPYTEQLLKHPFIKEQPTERQVRIQLKDHIDRCKKRKQEKERDDYRYSGSENDDDDGQTAGEPSSIIQAPGNDTLRRTFHQIQEGRMQNAEQQQPPNRNQKPQPRDERSKPQPVEEPGPPSRPQLPQRLIVVPDPPANSNANRPLPPTPRSGSGSSSQPQQPSSQTPQQPARNQQNFFKPVLPPRRPEELDMLAAQLNELGVSSPPQQSQQAQPEAPPRNNRPQPGPPVPGSQQQQQQVSAGGVGASGVGKAPAIAPNGNNNSSNGAGGGSGGGVGGNINNNNHHPQPINPLDPIESSDSDSEPEEPNGRTRNDGTLLASDPPMPLPEFSYRTGGLGVLAESDQNNQSSSSTPAGGGGASGASVLSPPGGGGGGGGGPPNRPLPPTPDDDDAQGDGTLIKRNFDNKSTPSLGTTTTSSSASTGSTTHSESDEAVLLRDWDFERFFPSNERPKAAQRHSMSDKMSSSSSNSPADSNGRLRPPNAIDNKTRKELANSTASCGMKKPYPHHGMNLAYAEKRKVEEMNNKIRLEEQVKHEIFTRQRLQFDKASSPSRGPGGQQSQQQQNAHKRQESDSRLPLNFARAFRRENSDFFPLSKRHSAILGEATADAKSMASGGGGGGGGQGLQQQQQQRSSAIFSRSSRNKFEPILTNFSLNNPSGSDDERRSSSSSRQTPPRHGQQDGGGGARGTGLVVGGAGGGGGAGTPKEGGTGGRQPSPLASAQVTPRNMDFLRPRREKTESVIFVRNSPNRPQQSLLFDGQQKNRSGENSSLGTPGQRTSSVLPDLLSQASPATPPRHDKSASEEKQRSFLTFGFGAQSGGSAASRRESHVNVNVTPTSHDATSDTPEIRKYKKRFNSEILCAALWGVNLLIGTENGLMLLDRSGQGKVYQLISRRRFQQMEVLEGQNILVTISGKKNRVRVYYLSWLKSKILRTDGLTDQQVERRNGWINVGDLQGAVHFKIVKYERIKFLVIALKDSIEIYAWAPKPYHKFMAFKSFGELMHRPLLVDLTVEEQTRLKVIYGSAEGFHAVDLDSATVYDIYLPKHTQGPISPHCIVTLPNSNGMQLLLCYDNEGVYVNTMGRVSKNIVLQWGEMPTSVAYIGTGQIMGWGNKAIEIRSVETGHLDGVFMHKKAQRLKFLCERNDKVFFSSAKGGSSCQIYFMTLNKPGMANW, translated from the exons GGTCGCCACACAAAGACTGGACAACTCGCTGCCATTAAGGTGATGGACGTcaccgaggaggaggaggaggaaatcAAACTGGAGATCAACGTATTAAAGAAATATTCCAACCATCGCAACATTGCCACGTACTATGGTGCATTTATCAAAAAGACGCCCGCCGGCAAGGACGACCAGCTCTGGCTGGTGATGGAGTACTGCGGGGCCGGTTCCGTCACCGATCTGGTCAAATCGACCAAGGGCCAGAGCCTGAAGGAGGAGTGGATCGCGTACATCTGTCGCGAGATTCTGCGCGGTCTGAGCTACCTGCACACGAACAAGGTGATACACCGCGACATCAAGGGGCAGAACGTGCTGCTGACCGACAATGCCGAGGTGAAGCTGGTCGATTTCGGTGTCTCGGCCCAGCTGGACAAAACCATCGGCCGGCGGAACACGTTCATCG GTACACCCTACTGGATGGCACCGGAAGTCATAGCATGTGATGAAAACCGGGACGCGACGTACGACAACCGGTCCGATCTCTGGTCACTAGGTATTACCGCGCTCGAGATGGCAGAGTCGCAGCCACCGCTGTGCGATCTCCATCCGATGCGTGCGCTCTTCTTAATCCCGCGCAATCCGCCACCGCGCATGAAGTCGAAGAAATGGTCGAAGAAGTTCCACAGCTTCATCGATACGGTGCTGG TGAAAGACTACCACCAACGGCCTTACACGGAGCAGTTACTGAAGCATCCCTTCATCAAAGAGCAACCAACAGAAAGACAAGTTAGAATACAGCTTAAAGATCATATCGATAG GTGTAAGAAGCGTAAGCAGGAGAAGGAACGCGACGACTATCGTTACTCCGGATCagaaaacgacgacgacgacggccaaACGGCCGGCGAGCCGTCGTCCATCATACAGGCGCCGGGCAACGATACGCTGCGGCGTACGTTCCACCAGATACAGGAGGGCCGAATGCAGAAcgccgaacagcagcagcccccgAATCGCAATCAGAAACCACAACCT CGTGACGAGCGAAGTAAACCGCAGCCGGTGGAGGAGCCGGGTCCACCGTCGAGACCGCAGCTGCCGCAGCGTCTCATAGTGGTGCCGGACCCGCCGGCCAACAGCAACGCCAACCGACCGCTGCCACCGACACCGCGCAGTGGCAGCGGCTCGTCCTCCCAGCCGCAACAGCCATCGTCACAGACGCCGCAGCAGCCGGCGCGCAATCAGCAAAACTTCTTCAAACCAGTG ctGCCACCGAGACGACCTGAG gaactggACATGTTGGCCGCACAACTAAACGAACTGGGCGTCTCCTCCCCCCCGCAGCAGTCGCAGCAAGCGCAGCCGGAGGCACCGCCGCGGAACAATCGGCCCCAGCCCGGACCGCCCGTGCCCGgatcgcaacagcagcaacagcaggtcAGTGCAGGTGGGGTTGGTGCCAGCGGCGTCGGCAAGGCGCCCGCCATCGCACCGAACGGCAACAATAACAGCAGCAATGGGGCCGGCGGCGGCAGTGGCGGCGGCGTTGGTGGCAACATCAATAACAATAACCATCATCCGCAACCGATCAATCCGCTCGATCCGATCGAAAGCTCCGACTCGGACTCGGAACCGGAGGAACCGAACGGCCGAACACGAAACGACGGCACGCTTCTGGCCAGCGATCCACCGATGCCACT TCCCGAATTTTCCTATAGGACGGGTGGCTTGGGAGTGCTCGCCGAATCCGACCAGAACAATCAGTCGTCGTCGAGTACGCCggcgggcggcggcggtgccAGCGGAGCCAGTGTCCTGTCGCcaccgggcggcggcggcggcggcggtggtggaccCCCGAACCGACCACTACCACCAACGCCGGACGACGATGACGCGCAGGGCGACGGGACACTCATCAAGCGG AACTTCGACAATAAATCAACCCCGTCGCTCGGAACGACCACCACCTCGTCGTCCGCGTCGACCGGCTCGACCACCCACTCCGAGAGCGATGAAGCCGTCCTGCTGCGCGATTGGGACTTCGAGCGGTTCTTCCCGTCGAACGAGCGCCCGAAAGCGGCCCAGCGCCACTCGATGTCCGACAAGatgtcctcctcctcctccaacTCGCCGGCCGACTCGAACGGCCGGCTCCGTCCGCCGAACGCGATCGACAATAAAACGCGCAAGGAGCTGGCCAACTCGACCGCCTCCTGCGGGATGAAAAAGCCCTACCCGCACCATGGCATGAACCTGGCGTACGCGGAGAAGCGCAAGGTCGAGGAGATGAACAACAAGATCCGGCTGGAGGAGCAGGTGAAGCACGAAATATTCACCCGCCAGCGGTTGCAGTTCGATAAGGCGTCGTCACCCTCGAGAGGCCCGGGAGGGCAACAgtctcagcagcagcagaatgcCCACAAACGCCAAGAATCGGACTCGCGGCTGCCGCTCAACtttgcccgtgccttccggcGCGAAAATTCCGACTTTTTCCCACTGTCCAAGCGCCACTCGGCCATACTGGGCGAAGCGACTGCCGACGCGAAATCAATGGCCtcgggtggcggtggtggtggtggtggtcagggtttgcaacagcagcagcagcagcgctccAGTGCGATCTTTTCACGCAGCAGCCGCAACAAGTTTGAGCCCATCCTGACCAACTTCTCGCTGAACAATCCGTCCGGAAGCGATGACGAGCGGCGGTCGTCCTCCTCATCGCGACAGACTCCACCACGCCACGGTCAGCAGGATGGCGGTGGAGGTGCAAGAGGGACAGGATTAGTAgtaggaggagcaggaggaggaggaggtgctgGCACACCAAAGGAAGGTGGGACCGGTGGGCGACAGCCGAGTCCACTGGCAAGCGCACAGGTGACACCGCGCAACATGGACTTCTTGCGTCCGAGGCGCGAAAAAACTGAATCCGTCATCTTCGTACGTAACTCGCCCAACCGGCCGCAGCAATCGCTGCTGTTTGATGGTCAACAg AAGAATCGCTCGGGTGAGAATAGTAGCCTCGGTACGCCCGGTCAGCGAACGAGCAGCGTCCTGCCGGATCTACTTAGTCAAGCTTCACCGGCGACGCCTCCAAGACATGACAAGTCCGCCAGCGAAGAG AAACAGCGCAGCTTCCTCACGTTCGGCTTTGGCGCACAGTCCGGTGGATCGGCCGCATCACGGCGCGAGAGTCACGTGAACGTGAACGTGACGCCGACGTCGCACGATGCTACGAGTGATACGCCCGAAATACGGAAGTACAAGAAGCGTTTCAACTCCGAGATACTGTGCGCGGCCCTGTGGGGTGTCAATTTGCTGATCGGCACGGAGAACGGGCTGATGTTGCTCGATCGCTCCGGCCAGGGCAAG GTGTACCAGCTGATATCCCGTCGGCGGTTCCAGCAGATGGAGGTGCTCGAAGGCCAGAACATACTGGTGACGATCTCGGGCAAGAAGAACCGTGTCCGCGTCTACTACCTGTCCTGGCTCAAGTCAAAGATTCTGCGCACCGACGGCTTGACGGAT CAACAAGTGGAACGCCGCAACGGCTGGATCAATGTCGGTGATCTGCAGGGTGCAGTGCATTTCAAGATCGTCAAGTACGAGCGGATCAAGTTCCTCGTGATCGCTCTGAAGGACTCGATCGAGATCTACGCCTGGGCCCCGAAGCCCTACCATAAGTTTATGGCTTTTAAG AGCTTCGGAGAGCTGATGCATCGCCCACTGTTGGTCGATCTGACCGTGGAGGAGCAGACGCGGCTAAAGGTCATCTACGGGTCGGCGGAAGGTTTTCATGCGGTCGATCTCGACTCGGCTACCGTTTACGATATCTATCTTCCTAAGCAT ACTCAGGGTCCAATTTCGCCACACTGTATCGTAACGCTGCCGAACTCGAACGGTATGCAGCTGCTGCTTTGCTACGACAACGAAGGTGTCTACGTCAACACGATGGGCCGGGTGTCGAAGAACATCGTGCTGCAGTGGGGCGAAATGCCAACCTCCGTCGCGTACATCGGCACCGGCCAGATCATGGGCTGGGGCAACAAAGCAATCGAG attcgTTCGGTAGAAACCGGCCACCTGGACGGTGTGTTTATGCACAAAAAGGCGCAGCGTCTCAAGTTCCTGTGCGAGCGGAACGACAAGGTTTTCTTCAGCAGTGCCAAAGGCGGCTCATCCTGTCAGATCTACTTCATGACGTTGAACAAACCGGGCATGGCCAACTGGTAG
- the LOC120953541 gene encoding serine/threonine-protein kinase mig-15 isoform X4, which yields MAHQMLAPSVNCSLDDIDLNALKDPAGIFELIEVVGNGTYGQVYKGRHTKTGQLAAIKVMDVTEEEEEEIKLEINVLKKYSNHRNIATYYGAFIKKTPAGKDDQLWLVMEYCGAGSVTDLVKSTKGQSLKEEWIAYICREILRGLSYLHTNKVIHRDIKGQNVLLTDNAEVKLVDFGVSAQLDKTIGRRNTFIGTPYWMAPEVIACDENRDATYDNRSDLWSLGITALEMAESQPPLCDLHPMRALFLIPRNPPPRMKSKKWSKKFHSFIDTVLVKDYHQRPYTEQLLKHPFIKEQPTERQVRIQLKDHIDRCKKRKQEKERDDYRYSGSENDDDDGQTAGEPSSIIQAPGNDTLRRTFHQIQEGRMQNAEQQQPPNRNQKPQPRDERSKPQPVEEPGPPSRPQLPQRLIVVPDPPANSNANRPLPPTPRSGSGSSSQPQQPSSQTPQQPARNQQNFFKPVELDMLAAQLNELGVSSPPQQSQQAQPEAPPRNNRPQPGPPVPGSQQQQQQVSAGGVGASGVGKAPAIAPNGNNNSSNGAGGGSGGGVGGNINNNNHHPQPINPLDPIESSDSDSEPEEPNGRTRNDGTLLASDPPMPLPEFSYRTGGLGVLAESDQNNQSSSSTPAGGGGASGASVLSPPGGGGGGGGGPPNRPLPPTPDDDDAQGDGTLIKRNFDNKSTPSLGTTTTSSSASTGSTTHSESDEAVLLRDWDFERFFPSNERPKAAQRHSMSDKMSSSSSNSPADSNGRLRPPNAIDNKTRKELANSTASCGMKKPYPHHGMNLAYAEKRKVEEMNNKIRLEEQVKHEIFTRQRLQFDKASSPSRGPGGQQSQQQQNAHKRQESDSRLPLNFARAFRRENSDFFPLSKRHSAILGEATADAKSMASGGGGGGGGQGLQQQQQQRSSAIFSRSSRNKFEPILTNFSLNNPSGSDDERRSSSSSRQTPPRHGQQDGGGGARGTGLVVGGAGGGGGAGTPKEGGTGGRQPSPLASAQVTPRNMDFLRPRREKTESVIFVRNSPNRPQQSLLFDGQQKNRSGENSSLGTPGQRTSSVLPDLLSQASPATPPRHDKSASEEYRAAVNASVQSNLVPGSMQPKPFLPAPNSTNSATNTTTTTNNLSAAGPATTTPGSRGNASPHSTVSNSSSSRNNSPNHSINTRLLSSSSNSSSSAVVVNHKLLNNNHLLPPPYHQQYHQPSPHHHQMQHHLPMGTMPVHLLPGANGNANHQQQSSGAAQQPSPQQQQQQPLPVSPFSLALQQKQRSFLTFGFGAQSGGSAASRRESHVNVNVTPTSHDATSDTPEIRKYKKRFNSEILCAALWGVNLLIGTENGLMLLDRSGQGKVYQLISRRRFQQMEVLEGQNILVTISGKKNRVRVYYLSWLKSKILRTDGLTDQQVERRNGWINVGDLQGAVHFKIVKYERIKFLVIALKDSIEIYAWAPKPYHKFMAFKSFGELMHRPLLVDLTVEEQTRLKVIYGSAEGFHAVDLDSATVYDIYLPKHTQGPISPHCIVTLPNSNGMQLLLCYDNEGVYVNTMGRVSKNIVLQWGEMPTSVAYIGTGQIMGWGNKAIEIRSVETGHLDGVFMHKKAQRLKFLCERNDKVFFSSAKGGSSCQIYFMTLNKPGMANW from the exons GGTCGCCACACAAAGACTGGACAACTCGCTGCCATTAAGGTGATGGACGTcaccgaggaggaggaggaggaaatcAAACTGGAGATCAACGTATTAAAGAAATATTCCAACCATCGCAACATTGCCACGTACTATGGTGCATTTATCAAAAAGACGCCCGCCGGCAAGGACGACCAGCTCTGGCTGGTGATGGAGTACTGCGGGGCCGGTTCCGTCACCGATCTGGTCAAATCGACCAAGGGCCAGAGCCTGAAGGAGGAGTGGATCGCGTACATCTGTCGCGAGATTCTGCGCGGTCTGAGCTACCTGCACACGAACAAGGTGATACACCGCGACATCAAGGGGCAGAACGTGCTGCTGACCGACAATGCCGAGGTGAAGCTGGTCGATTTCGGTGTCTCGGCCCAGCTGGACAAAACCATCGGCCGGCGGAACACGTTCATCG GTACACCCTACTGGATGGCACCGGAAGTCATAGCATGTGATGAAAACCGGGACGCGACGTACGACAACCGGTCCGATCTCTGGTCACTAGGTATTACCGCGCTCGAGATGGCAGAGTCGCAGCCACCGCTGTGCGATCTCCATCCGATGCGTGCGCTCTTCTTAATCCCGCGCAATCCGCCACCGCGCATGAAGTCGAAGAAATGGTCGAAGAAGTTCCACAGCTTCATCGATACGGTGCTGG TGAAAGACTACCACCAACGGCCTTACACGGAGCAGTTACTGAAGCATCCCTTCATCAAAGAGCAACCAACAGAAAGACAAGTTAGAATACAGCTTAAAGATCATATCGATAG GTGTAAGAAGCGTAAGCAGGAGAAGGAACGCGACGACTATCGTTACTCCGGATCagaaaacgacgacgacgacggccaaACGGCCGGCGAGCCGTCGTCCATCATACAGGCGCCGGGCAACGATACGCTGCGGCGTACGTTCCACCAGATACAGGAGGGCCGAATGCAGAAcgccgaacagcagcagcccccgAATCGCAATCAGAAACCACAACCT CGTGACGAGCGAAGTAAACCGCAGCCGGTGGAGGAGCCGGGTCCACCGTCGAGACCGCAGCTGCCGCAGCGTCTCATAGTGGTGCCGGACCCGCCGGCCAACAGCAACGCCAACCGACCGCTGCCACCGACACCGCGCAGTGGCAGCGGCTCGTCCTCCCAGCCGCAACAGCCATCGTCACAGACGCCGCAGCAGCCGGCGCGCAATCAGCAAAACTTCTTCAAACCAGTG gaactggACATGTTGGCCGCACAACTAAACGAACTGGGCGTCTCCTCCCCCCCGCAGCAGTCGCAGCAAGCGCAGCCGGAGGCACCGCCGCGGAACAATCGGCCCCAGCCCGGACCGCCCGTGCCCGgatcgcaacagcagcaacagcaggtcAGTGCAGGTGGGGTTGGTGCCAGCGGCGTCGGCAAGGCGCCCGCCATCGCACCGAACGGCAACAATAACAGCAGCAATGGGGCCGGCGGCGGCAGTGGCGGCGGCGTTGGTGGCAACATCAATAACAATAACCATCATCCGCAACCGATCAATCCGCTCGATCCGATCGAAAGCTCCGACTCGGACTCGGAACCGGAGGAACCGAACGGCCGAACACGAAACGACGGCACGCTTCTGGCCAGCGATCCACCGATGCCACT TCCCGAATTTTCCTATAGGACGGGTGGCTTGGGAGTGCTCGCCGAATCCGACCAGAACAATCAGTCGTCGTCGAGTACGCCggcgggcggcggcggtgccAGCGGAGCCAGTGTCCTGTCGCcaccgggcggcggcggcggcggcggtggtggaccCCCGAACCGACCACTACCACCAACGCCGGACGACGATGACGCGCAGGGCGACGGGACACTCATCAAGCGG AACTTCGACAATAAATCAACCCCGTCGCTCGGAACGACCACCACCTCGTCGTCCGCGTCGACCGGCTCGACCACCCACTCCGAGAGCGATGAAGCCGTCCTGCTGCGCGATTGGGACTTCGAGCGGTTCTTCCCGTCGAACGAGCGCCCGAAAGCGGCCCAGCGCCACTCGATGTCCGACAAGatgtcctcctcctcctccaacTCGCCGGCCGACTCGAACGGCCGGCTCCGTCCGCCGAACGCGATCGACAATAAAACGCGCAAGGAGCTGGCCAACTCGACCGCCTCCTGCGGGATGAAAAAGCCCTACCCGCACCATGGCATGAACCTGGCGTACGCGGAGAAGCGCAAGGTCGAGGAGATGAACAACAAGATCCGGCTGGAGGAGCAGGTGAAGCACGAAATATTCACCCGCCAGCGGTTGCAGTTCGATAAGGCGTCGTCACCCTCGAGAGGCCCGGGAGGGCAACAgtctcagcagcagcagaatgcCCACAAACGCCAAGAATCGGACTCGCGGCTGCCGCTCAACtttgcccgtgccttccggcGCGAAAATTCCGACTTTTTCCCACTGTCCAAGCGCCACTCGGCCATACTGGGCGAAGCGACTGCCGACGCGAAATCAATGGCCtcgggtggcggtggtggtggtggtggtcagggtttgcaacagcagcagcagcagcgctccAGTGCGATCTTTTCACGCAGCAGCCGCAACAAGTTTGAGCCCATCCTGACCAACTTCTCGCTGAACAATCCGTCCGGAAGCGATGACGAGCGGCGGTCGTCCTCCTCATCGCGACAGACTCCACCACGCCACGGTCAGCAGGATGGCGGTGGAGGTGCAAGAGGGACAGGATTAGTAgtaggaggagcaggaggaggaggaggtgctgGCACACCAAAGGAAGGTGGGACCGGTGGGCGACAGCCGAGTCCACTGGCAAGCGCACAGGTGACACCGCGCAACATGGACTTCTTGCGTCCGAGGCGCGAAAAAACTGAATCCGTCATCTTCGTACGTAACTCGCCCAACCGGCCGCAGCAATCGCTGCTGTTTGATGGTCAACAg AAGAATCGCTCGGGTGAGAATAGTAGCCTCGGTACGCCCGGTCAGCGAACGAGCAGCGTCCTGCCGGATCTACTTAGTCAAGCTTCACCGGCGACGCCTCCAAGACATGACAAGTCCGCCAGCGAAGAG TATCGGGCCGCTGTTAACGCCTCCGTTCAGTCCAACCTCGTCCCTGGTAGCATGCAACCCAAACCCTTCCTTCCAGCTCCAAACAGTACCAATAGCGCAAccaacactaccaccaccaccaacaacctAAGCGCTGCTGGCCCGGCTACTACTACTCCCGGCAGTCGGGGGAACGCTTCGCCCCACTCGACCGTGTCGAACTCGTCGTCCTCCCGCAACAACAGTCCCAACCATTCGATTAACACTAGACTCCTaagcagtagtagtaatagtagtagtagcgcGGTCGTCGTTAATCATAAACTGCTCAATAACAATCATTTACTACCTCCTCCCTACCATCAACAATACCACCAACCATCGCCCCACCATCATCAAATGCAACATCATCTGCCAATGGGGACGATGCCGGTGCATCTGCTTCCCGGTGCGAATGGGAACGCgaaccaccaacaacaatcgTCCGGTGCTGCACAACAACCAtcgccacaacaacaacaacaacaaccgctTCCGGTGTCGCCATTCTCGCTCGCGCTACAACAGAAACAGCGCAGCTTCCTCACGTTCGGCTTTGGCGCACAGTCCGGTGGATCGGCCGCATCACGGCGCGAGAGTCACGTGAACGTGAACGTGACGCCGACGTCGCACGATGCTACGAGTGATACGCCCGAAATACGGAAGTACAAGAAGCGTTTCAACTCCGAGATACTGTGCGCGGCCCTGTGGGGTGTCAATTTGCTGATCGGCACGGAGAACGGGCTGATGTTGCTCGATCGCTCCGGCCAGGGCAAG GTGTACCAGCTGATATCCCGTCGGCGGTTCCAGCAGATGGAGGTGCTCGAAGGCCAGAACATACTGGTGACGATCTCGGGCAAGAAGAACCGTGTCCGCGTCTACTACCTGTCCTGGCTCAAGTCAAAGATTCTGCGCACCGACGGCTTGACGGAT CAACAAGTGGAACGCCGCAACGGCTGGATCAATGTCGGTGATCTGCAGGGTGCAGTGCATTTCAAGATCGTCAAGTACGAGCGGATCAAGTTCCTCGTGATCGCTCTGAAGGACTCGATCGAGATCTACGCCTGGGCCCCGAAGCCCTACCATAAGTTTATGGCTTTTAAG AGCTTCGGAGAGCTGATGCATCGCCCACTGTTGGTCGATCTGACCGTGGAGGAGCAGACGCGGCTAAAGGTCATCTACGGGTCGGCGGAAGGTTTTCATGCGGTCGATCTCGACTCGGCTACCGTTTACGATATCTATCTTCCTAAGCAT ACTCAGGGTCCAATTTCGCCACACTGTATCGTAACGCTGCCGAACTCGAACGGTATGCAGCTGCTGCTTTGCTACGACAACGAAGGTGTCTACGTCAACACGATGGGCCGGGTGTCGAAGAACATCGTGCTGCAGTGGGGCGAAATGCCAACCTCCGTCGCGTACATCGGCACCGGCCAGATCATGGGCTGGGGCAACAAAGCAATCGAG attcgTTCGGTAGAAACCGGCCACCTGGACGGTGTGTTTATGCACAAAAAGGCGCAGCGTCTCAAGTTCCTGTGCGAGCGGAACGACAAGGTTTTCTTCAGCAGTGCCAAAGGCGGCTCATCCTGTCAGATCTACTTCATGACGTTGAACAAACCGGGCATGGCCAACTGGTAG